One segment of Ipomoea triloba cultivar NCNSP0323 chromosome 12, ASM357664v1 DNA contains the following:
- the LOC115998339 gene encoding monothiol glutaredoxin-S6-like, translating to MNLAGPAGVSAKTLSGRSAKWPIFATKPELRSHEIFHFSPSNQFHHLCNNNLIVPSASWKPFAVSSRLHPPELSTLSDVCRTKMGRLIDECSRRQTLAIIAALMGVLLIGNGPERALASNSPSAFVQNVIYSNKIAIFSKSYCPYSMRAKHIFEELKETPFVVELDLRDDGHRIQDVLLDLVGRRTVPQVFVNGKHIGGSDDLHSAVKNGQLGTLLAKE from the exons ATGAATTTGGCCGGCCCAGCAGGCGTCTCAGCCAAAACTCTCAGCGGCCGCTCAGCAAAATGGCCCATATTCGCCACTAAACCCGAACTCCGATCACACGAAATCTTTCACTTCTCTCCCTCCAACCAATTCCACCATCTCTGCAACAACAACCTCATAGTTCCCTCCGCATCCTGGAAGCCCTTCGCGGTCTCCTCTCGTCTCCACCCTCCGGAACTTTCAACACTCTCCGACGTCTGTAGAACAAAAATGGGGAGGTTGATTGATGAGTGTTCTCGTAGGCAAACCCTAGCTATAATTGCGGCTCTGATGGGAGTCTTGCTGATCGGAAATGGTCCTGAAAGAGCCCTAGCGTCCAATTCTCCATCAGCTTTCGTTCAGAACGTCATTTACTCCAACAAAATCGCTATCTTCTCCAAATCTTACTGCCC GTATTCCATGCGTGCAAAGCACATATTTGAAGAACTAAAAGAGACACCTTTTGTTGTGGAGCTGGATCTTCGAG ACGATGGGCACCGCATTCAAGATGTCCTTCTAGATCTGGTGGGCCGCAGAACAGTCCCACAAGTATTTGTGAATGGGAAACACATTGGTGGATCTGATG ATCTCCACAGTGCTGTAAAAAATGGGCAATTGGGAACTCTTCTTGCCAAAGAATAA
- the LOC116000157 gene encoding probable methyltransferase PMT27, protein MAIGKVRGGVGRRSSTTPYSSTITPIAFVALCLFGVWMLSSSTSSSSDSSTAVIPPKTTTRATGGGGGGVRLTTTDPNKEAFEDHPGDLPDDAIKGTDRDNEEEKQVKDLETENDDRRNRGVAAEEQESGDLESSSIKKPEIDDVAVEERRGGGDGGIAEETEQEKQRKEVETQTAAAEAQNTESEQTTTLNDNQQPETEEIKAQDPQIDTLDATKNMISDEDQQKRLEQQQQQEDDQVQPKRHPEHESHGITSEDQIQHDEATISGDDDTLKTHSSFSSSESNQETEHEERVQTDSVQAGETSGPQIPEESKESKKAWSTQAFQSVTQKERTKTTEEQDNNIANLNWQLCNVTAGPDYIPCLDNEHALHKLRTRRHFEHRERHCPEEPPTCLVQLPKGYKRPIEWPKSREKIWYHNVPHKLLAEVKGHQNWVKVSGEFLVFPGGGTQFIHGALHYIDFLQQAVPDIAWGKRSRVVLDVGCGVASFGGYLFDRDVLTMSFAPKDEHEAQIQFALERGIPAISAVMGTQRLPFPSGVFDIVHCARCRVPWDNEGGKLLLELNRVLRPGGYFIWSATPVYQKLPEDVQIWKAMSALTVSMCWELVAIKKDKLNSIGAAIYHKPDSNDCYNQRKSKKPPMCKSVDDPNAAWYVPLQSCMHRVPTDETERGSKWPKEWPERLQTPPYWLNRSQVGIYGKPAPDDFAADYEHWKHVVSKSYMSGLGINWSTVRNIMDMRAVYGGFAAALKDLKVWVMNVVNVDSPDTLPVIYERGLFGMYHDWCESFSTYPRSYDLLHADHLFSRLKTRCKITAVLAEVDRIVRPGGKLIVQDDSGTIRQVEELLKSLHWEVRMTFYQKQDGMLSAQKTEWRPETYAA, encoded by the exons atgGCCATAGGAAAGGTCCGTGGCGGCGTGGGAAGACGATCGTCCACTACGCCCTACTCCTCCACTATCACTCCCATTGCCTTTGTAGCTTTGTGTCTCTTCGGGGTATGGATGCTCTCCTCCtccacctcctcctcctccgacTCCTCCACCGCCGTCATTCCCCCGAAAACGACCACCAGAGCCACCGGGGGCGGCGGTGGAGGTGTCCGCTTAACCACCACAGATCCTAATAAGGAGGCGTTCGAGGACCACCCGGGCGACCTCCCGGACGACGCCATCAAGGGGACGGACCGGGATAACGAGGAAGAGAAGCAAGTGAAGGACCTCGAGACCGAAAACGACGACCGCAGGAACAGAGGAGTGGCGGCCGAGGAGCAAGAGAGCGGCGATTTGGAGAGCAGTAGTATTAAGAAACCGGAAATAGACGACGTGGCGGTGGAGGAGAGGCGGGGAGGCGGAGACGGCGGCATTGCAGAGGAAACAGAGCAAGAGAAACAGAGGAAAGAAGTGGAGACTCAGACGGCCGCCGCGGAGGCTCAAAACACAGAATCCGAGCAAACAACAACACTAAATGACAATCAGCAGCCCGAAACCGAAGAAATTAAGGCTCAAGATCCCCAAATCGACACCTTAGACGCCACGAAAAACATGATTTCCGACGAAGATCAACAGAAAAGACTcgagcagcagcagcagcaagaAGACGATCAAGTCCAGCCAAAGAGGCATCCCGAACACGAATCTCACGGCATAACAAGCGAAGATCAAATCCAACACGACGAGGCAACAATATCCGGAGACGACGACACTCTCAAAACTCACTCTTCTTTCTCATCATCTGAATCAAATCAAGAAACAGAGCACGAAGAACGAGTTCAGACTGATTCAGTTCAAGCCGGGGAAACCTCGGGGCCTCAGATTCCAGAGGAGTCCAAGGAATCAAAGAAGGCCTGGTCCACTCAAGCTTTCCAATCTGTTACTCAGAAAGAAAGGACAAAGACAACAGAGGAACAAGACAACAATATCGCAAATTTGAATTGGCAATTATGCAATGTGACAGCTGGGCCAGATTACATACCGTGTTTGGATAATGAGCATGCCCTACACAAGCTAAGAACCAGGAGGCATTTCGAGCATCGCGAACGCCATTGCCCCGAGGAGCCTCCTACATGCCTTGTCCAGCTTCCAAAAGGGTACAAGAGACCAATTGAATGGCCTAAAAGCAGAGAGAAG ATATGGTATCACAATGTGCCTCACAAATTATTGGCAGAGGTGAAGGGGCATCAAAATTGGGTGAAAGTTTCTGGAGAATTCCTTGTTTTTCCAGGTGGTGGTACTCAGTTCATCCATGGAGCCTTACATTACATTGATTTTCTCCAACAG GCAGTTCCTGATATTGCCTGGGGAAAGCGTAGCAGAGTAGTCTTGGATGTTGGCTGCGGAGTTGCTAGCTTTGGTGGCTACCTATTCGACAGAGATGTTCTAACAATGTCCTTCGCGCCTAAAGATGAACACGAAGCTCAAATCCAATTCGCGCTCGAGAGAGGAATTCCTGCAATATCTGCTGTTATGGGCACTCAAAGGCTGCCATTCCCTAGCGGAGTCTTTGATATTGTGCATTGCGCTCGCTGCAGAGTCCCTTGGGACAATGAAG GCGGAAAGCTTCTTCTGGAACTGAATCGAGTGCTTCGTCCTGGAGGCTACTTTATCTGGTCTGCAACTCCAGTGTACCAAAAACTCCCAGAAGATGTGCAGATTTGGAAAG CAATGTCTGCTCTAACAGTGTCGATGTGCTGGGAGCTTGTTGCCATCAAGAAGGACAAATTAAACTCAATTGGTGCAGCTATCTATCACAAACCAGACTCGAACGATTGCTACAATCAAAGGAAAAGCAAAAAGCCTCCAATGTGTAAAAGCGTTGATGATCCTAACGCTGCATG GTATGTACCTCTGCAATCATGTATGCACAGAGTCCCAACTGACGAGACGGAGAGAGGATCAAAGTGGCCTAAGGAATGGCCCGAGAGACTTCAAACGCCACCATATTGGCTAAACAGATCTCAGGTGGGAATATATGGGAAACCAGCTCCAGACGACTTTGCAGCCGATTATGAGCACTGGAAACATGTTGTCAGCAAATCATACATGAGCGGTTTGGGCATTAATTGGTCCACTGTCAGAAACATCATGGACATGAGAGCAGTTTATGGAgg ATTTGCAGCGGCGCTTAAGGACCTGAAAGTGTGGGTGATGAATGTGGTGAACGTAGACTCTCCAGACACGCTTCCAGTGATCTATGAGCGTGGCCTCTTTGGAATGTACCATGACTGGTGTGAATCCTTCAGCACATACCCAAGATCGTATGATCTCCTGCACGCAGATCATCTCTTCTCGAGGCTGAAAACAAG GTGCAAGATTACTGCTGTCTTGGCAGAGGTTGACAGAATAGTTAGGCCCGGGGGCAAATTGATCGTGCAAGACGACTCTGGAACGATTAGGCAAGTAGAGGAGTTGCTCAAGTCGTTGCATTGGGAGGTTCGGATGACCTTCTATCAAAAGCAAGATGGAATGCTTAGTGCTCAGAAAACCGAATGGAGACCAGAAACATATGCAGCTTAA
- the LOC115999886 gene encoding thioredoxin H-type, protein MAEEGHVISCHTVEAWNEQLQKGNNCNKLMVIDFTASWCGPCRIIAPFLAELAKKLPNVIFVKVDVDELKTIANDWAIEAMPTFMFLREGKILDKVVGVRKDELQNTIAKHMNTTSSASTTSASTTYCF, encoded by the exons atggcgGAGGAGGGACATGTCATCAGCTGCCACACCGTTGAGGCCTGGAACGAGCAACTCCAGAAGGGCAACAATTGCAATAAACTG ATGGTTATTGACTTCACTGCTTCTTGGTGTGGTCCTTGTCGAATCATTGCTCCGTTCTTGGCAGAGTTGGCGAAGAAGCTACCTAATGTTATCTTCGTCAAGGTGGATGTGGATGAACTTAAG ACAATTGCTAATGATTGGGCCATTGAAGCAATGCCAACTTTCATGTTTCTGAGGGAAGGGAAGATTCTGGATAAGGTTGTGGGAGTAAGGAAAGATGAGTTGCAGAACACAATTGCCAAGCATATGAATACAACATCATCAGCATCAACAACATCAGCATCAACAACATATTGTTTCTGA
- the LOC115999885 gene encoding beta-galactosidase 3-like has translation MMEKGALLLCMVILLNCGLIHCSVTYDRKAIVINGQRRLLFSGSIHYPRSTPEMWEDVINKAKKGGLDVVETYVFWNVHEPSPGNYDFEGRYDLVRFLKTIQKAGLYAHLRIGPYVCGEWNFGGFPVWLKYVPGISFRTDNEPFKMAMKGFTEKIVNLMKSHNLFESQGGPIILSQIENEYGHQAKSLGAAGYQYANWAANMALEMNTGVPWVMCKEEDAPDPVINTCNGFYCDKFSPNRPYKPTIWTEAWSGWFSEFGSPNHERPVQDLAFAVAKFIQKGGSFVNYYMYHGGTNFGRTAGGPFITTSYDYDAPLDEYGLIRQPKYGHLKELHRAIKLCERALVSADPTVTSLGSLQQAYIYSSEMGGCAAFLSNYDTQSAVRVMFNNRHYNLPPWSISILPDCRNVVFNTAKVGVQTSQMEMLPTNSEMFSWETYSEDVFALGDRSSFTSFGLLEQINVTRDTSDYLWYITSVDIGSSESFLHGGELPTLTVQSAGHALLVFINGHLSGSASGTRQNRRFIFNGKVNLNAGTNRIALLSVAVGLPNIGGHFETWNTGILGPVVLHGLDQGKWDLSRAKWTYQVGLKGDALNLGSPNGLSSVEWMQGSLMAQKQQPLTWHKAYFNAPDGDEPLALDMRSMGKGQVWINGQSIGRYWTAYATGNCDGCHYAGGYKPRKCQLGCGQPTQRWYHVPRSWLKPTENLLVLFEELGGDPTRISLVKRSVTSVCADVAEFHPNIKNLQTDSYGRTEEFHKPKLHLRCSPGQSISSITFASFGTPLGTCGNFQQGPCHAPSSHTILEKKCIGRQRCSVAIANSNFGDPCPNVLKRLTVEAVCSPNQWD, from the exons ATGATGGAGAAGGGGGCATTGTTGTTGTGCATGGTGATCCTCCTCAATTGTGGGCTGATTCATTGCAGCGTTACTTATGACAGGAAGGCAATAGTGATCAATGGGCAAAGAAGATTGCTTTTCTCTGGTTCCATTCACTATCCCAGAAGCACACCCGAG ATGTGGGAAGATGTTATCAACAAAGCTAAAAAAGGAGGGTTGGACGTGGTTGAAACCTATGTGTTCTGGAATGTCCATGAGCCTTCCCCTGGCAAT TATGATTTTGAAGGGAGGTATGACCTGGTAAGGTTTTTGAAGACGATTCAGAAAGCAGGGCTTTATGCCCATCTTCGGATTGGGCCTTATGTTTGTGGAGAATGGAATTTTGG AGGGTTCCCAGTGTGGCTGAAGTATGTTCCTGGTATTAGCTTCAGAACAGATAATGAGCCATTCAAG ATGGCTATGAAAGGGTTCACAGAGAAAATTGTAAACTTGATGAAGAGCCATAACCTGTTTGAATCTCAAGGTGGCCCAATCATACTCTCACAG ATAGAGAATGAATATGGTCACCAAGCGAAGTCGCTTGGGGCTGCTGGCTATCAGTACGCGAATTGGGCAGCGAATATGGCTCTTGAGATGAACACAGGAGTCCCCTGGGTGATGTGCAAGGAAGAAGATGCACCTGACCCTGTG ATTAACACATGCAATGGTTTCTACTGTGATAAGTTTTCCCCCAATAGACCTTACAAGCCCACAATTTGGACTGAGGCTTGGAGTGGTTG GTTTTCGGAATTTGGTAGTCCAAATCATGAACGGCCAGTTCAAGATTTGGCATTTGCTGTAGCTAAGTTCATACAGAAAGGAGGTTCATTTGTAAACTACTACATG TACCATGGAGGCACCAATTTTGGGCGCACTGCCGGAGGCCCTTTCATCACTACAAGCTATGATTATGATGCTCCCCTTGATGAGTATG GTCTGATCCGACAACCGAAGTATGGTCACTTGAAGGAGCTTCATAGGGCTATAAAACTGTGCGAGAGAGCATTGGTTTCAGCAGATCCTACTGTGACATCTTTAGGAAGCCTTCAACAG GCATATATATACTCTTCAGAGATGGGAGGCTGTGCAGCTTTTCTCTCAAACTACGATACGCAATCTGCTGTGAGAGTTATGTTTAACAACAGGCACTATAATTTGCCACCGTGGTCCATCAGCATCCTTCCAGACTGCAGGAATGTAGTCTTCAATACAGCAAAA GTTGGAGTTCAGACATCACAAATGGAAATGCTGCCAACTAATTCAGAGATGTTTTCATGGGAGACTTACAGTGAAGATGTATTTGCATTGGGTGACAGATCATCGTTTACCTCGTTTGGCCTCTTGGAGCAAATCAATGTCACTAGGGATACTAGTGATTATCTGTGGTACATAACTAG TGTCGACATTGGTTCATCTGAGTCCTTTTTGCATGGTGGTGAGCTCCCAACGCTTACAGTGCAATCAGCAGGCCATGCTCTTCTTGTGTTTATCAATGGGCATCTTTCAG GTTCTGCATCAGGGACGAGGCAAAACAGGAGATTCATATTTAATGGAAAAGTTAACCTCAATGCTGGAACAAATAGGATTGCATTGCTCAGTGTGGCTGTTGGACTCCCA AATATAGGGGGGCATTTTGAGACATGGAACACAGGAATCTTGGGTCCTGTTGTACTGCATGGACTTGACCAGGGAAAATGGGACTTGTCCCGCGCAAAATGGACATACCAG GTCGGGCTTAAAGGCGATGCCTTGAATCTCGGTTCCCCCAATGGTCTTTCCTCTGTTGAATGGATGCAAGGGTCATTGATGGCACAAAAACAGCAACCTCTAACATGGCATAAG GCATATTTCAACGCACCTGATGGAGATGAACCGTTGGCTCTGGACATGAGGAGCATGGGCAAAGGTCAAGTATGGATCAATGGTCAGAGCATTGGTAGATACTGGACCGCATATGCCACTGGAAATTGCGATGGTTGCCATTATGCTGGAGGCTATAAGCCGAGAAAGTGCCAACTTGGATGTGGTCAGCCAACTCAGAGATG GTACCATGTGCCTAGATCTTGGTTAAAACCAACAGAAAACCTGTTGGTTCTCTTTGAGGAACTTGGGGGAGACCCGACAAGAATTTCTCTCGTGAAGAGATCAGTAACCAGTGTCTGTGCAGACGTCGCTGAATTTCATCCAAATATCAAGAATCTGCAGACTGATAGCTATGGCAGAACAGAGGAGTTTCACAAACCAAAACTCCACCTTCGTTGCAGCCCCGGTCAATCTATTTCCTCCATCACGTTTGCCAGCTTTGGAACTCCACTGGGAACCTGCGGGAACTTTCAGCAAGGACCTTGCCATGCTCCTAGCTCACACACAATCTTAGAAAAG AAGTGTATAGGAAGACAAAGATGCTCAGTGGCAATCGCAAATAGTAATTTTGGAGATCCATGCCCAAACGTGTTGAAGCGTTTGACAGTGGAAGCAGTCTGCAGCCCTAACCAGTGGGATTAG